The genomic window TCCCCGGCAGCATGATGTCGAGCACGACGAGGTCGGGGCCGACCTCTCGGAAGCGCTTCACCGCGGCGGGGCCATCGGCAGCGCATTCGATCGTGAACCCGGCGGACTGCAGGTAGACGCTGACCAGCTCGCGGATGTTTGCCTCGTCATCGACGATGAGCACGGTACTCACGGTGCGGCTCCTCACAAGTCGAGCGGTCGTCTCCCGAGTGTAACGCGGTCATGTGCGGACAGGCGGCAGGCAGCGTCAGAACAGCGTCGCCTGTTCACCCGCCGAGTCCCCCTGCGAACTTACGCCGTCGATCGGCTCGCCGGTCTTCGTCCCGCCCTCGCGTGGCGCCACCACGTCGCCGAGTATCTCGGCCATCTCGCGGGCGTTTCGGGGTGCGTAGTCGTACTTGCAGTTGTTGAACATCACCCAGGTGCGCTCTGTCTCACCGGCCAGCCGGCCGATGGGTTCGGTCCACTCGGCGAGTTCATCGCGGTCGTAGACGTAGTCGAAGCGGTCGGCCGCCGACGCCGTGCGCACGTTCCACGTGCCGGCGTTGCGCCCGTGGAACCGCACGTAGCCGAGGCGAGACGTCGCCGCAGTCACCGGCGGCATCACCGCGGAGCCGGGGATCCGCGGCGCATCGACCGCGACGTAGGTCAGGTTGCGGTCCGAGAGGAACTTCATCGTCTGCTCCAGCTGAGGCCCCGTGACCCAACTCGCATGTCGAAACTCGACGAATACCGGCAGCGGATCGAGAATCGCTGCGGCGCGATCGATGACTTCGAGATTCGCGTGCGCGTGCTGGCGGTCGATCGCGGTCATGTACGCGGGGTACTGCATGAGCACGCCACCCATCTTGCCCGCGCGCACGAGCGGCTGGAGCGCATCGACGAAGAGCTCGAAGCTGCGATCGATCATGCGTTGCTCGGGGTGGCGCACGCGACCGGTGTGCGTGAGCTCGTAGTCGTAGTCGCGCAGTTCGGGTGCGAGGGAGCGCTCGTCGACCTCGTGGCCGGTCATCAAGCCGTACGCCTTGATGTGGAAGGTGAATCCGT from Coriobacteriia bacterium includes these protein-coding regions:
- a CDS encoding DUF72 domain-containing protein, with product MGEVVVGTCSWTDKTMIERWYPPKTSSPEARLRYYAARYDTVEVDSTFYGLPREDYARHWAERTPDGFTFHIKAYGLMTGHEVDERSLAPELRDYDYELTHTGRVRHPEQRMIDRSFELFVDALQPLVRAGKMGGVLMQYPAYMTAIDRQHAHANLEVIDRAAAILDPLPVFVEFRHASWVTGPQLEQTMKFLSDRNLTYVAVDAPRIPGSAVMPPVTAATSRLGYVRFHGRNAGTWNVRTASAADRFDYVYDRDELAEWTEPIGRLAGETERTWVMFNNCKYDYAPRNAREMAEILGDVVAPREGGTKTGEPIDGVSSQGDSAGEQATLF